In one Mustela lutreola isolate mMusLut2 chromosome 8, mMusLut2.pri, whole genome shotgun sequence genomic region, the following are encoded:
- the LOC131838965 gene encoding LOW QUALITY PROTEIN: mediator of RNA polymerase II transcription subunit 24-like (The sequence of the model RefSeq protein was modified relative to this genomic sequence to represent the inferred CDS: inserted 3 bases in 3 codons; deleted 1 base in 1 codon), translating to MKVVNLKQAISQAWKERWSDYQWAINMKKFFSKGATWDILNLAEALLEQAMTGPSPNPLVLSYLKYAISSQMVSYSSVLTAISKFDDVSRDLCVQALLDIMDMFCDRLSCHGKAEECIRLCRALLSVLHWLLRCTAASAEWLWEGLEAGIPAAGEKQLAMCLLRLEKTLSSTKNQVLLHIAKLDEASSWTAIEHSLLKLGEILANLSNPQLRSQAEQCGTLIRSIPTMLAVHSEQLHKTGYPTVHAVVLLKGSMNLTGETQPLVEQLMMVKRMQHIPIPLFVLEIWKACFVGLIESPEGTEELKWTVFTFLKIPQVLVKLKKYCHGDKDFTEDVSCAFEFLLKLTPLLDKADQRCNCDCTKFLLQKCSKQGLLSETSVTNLMAKXAADREHAPQLKSGENANIQPNPGLILRAEPTVTNILKTMDADHSKSPEGLLGVLGHMLSGKSLDLLLAAAAATGKIKSFARKFISLNEFTTHGNEELAKAASVRALLFNISFLMLCHVAQTYGSEVILSESSTGAQVPFFETWMQTCMPEEGKILNPDHPCFWPDSTKVESLVALLNNSSEMKLVQMKGHEAXSISAAILEILNAWENGVLAFESIQKITDNIKEKVCSLAVCAVAWLVAQVRMLGLDEREKSLQMICQLAGLLYSENTLQFYSERMVIMSSILEHMCADVLQQTATQIKFPSMGVDTMPYWNLLPPKRPIKEVLTDIVAKVLEKGWVVSRSIHIFDTLLHMGGVYWFCNNLIKELLKETWKEHTLRAVELLYSIFCLDMQQVTLVLLGHILPGLLTYSSKWHSLXGTALAKLAVWCALSSYSSHKGQASSRQKKRHHEDIEDYISLFPLDDMQPSKLMRLLSSNEEDANILSSPTDRFMSSSLSASQLHTVNRRDPLNRVLANLFLLISSILGSRTAGPHTQFVQWFMEECVDCLEQGSRSSILHFTPFTTVSELVKVSAMSSPKVVLAITDLSLSLGRQVAAKAIAAL from the exons ATGAAGGTAGTGAACTTGAAGCAAGCCATTTCGCAAGCCTGGAAGGAGCGATGGAGTGACTACCAGTGGGCAATCAACATGAAGAAATTCTTTTCCAAAGGAGCCACCTGGGACATTCTCAACCTAGCAGAAGCACTACTGGAGCAGGCCATGACTGGACCTTCCCCCAATCCTCTCGTCCTGTCCTACCTGAAGTATGCCATTAGTTCCCAGATGGTGTCTTACTCCTCTGTCCTCACAGCTATCAGTAAGTTTGATGACGTTTCCCGGGACTTGTGTGTCCAAGCTTTGCTGGATATCATGGACATGTTTTGTGACCGACTGAGCTGTCATGGCAAAGCCGAGGAGTGCATCAGGCTGTGCCGGGCCCTTCTCAGCGTCCTCCACTGGCTGCTGCGCTGCACTGCAGCCTCTGCGGAGTGGCtctgggaggggctggaggccGGCATTCCAGCCGCGGGGGAGAAGCAGCTTGCCATGTGCCTTCTGCGCCTGGAGAAGACCCTCAGCAGCACCAAGAATCAAGTCCTGCTCCACATCGCCAAACTAGACGAGGCCTCCTCCTGGACTGCCATTGAGCATTCTCTCTTGAAGCTTGGGGAGATCCTGGCCAATCTCAGCAACCCCCAGCTCCGGAGCCAGGCTGAGCAGTGTGGCACGCTTATTAGGAGCATCCCCACGATGCTGGCTGTACACTCGGAGCAGCTGCACAAGACGGGCTACCCCACAGTCCATGCGGTGGTCCTGCTCAAGGGCTCCATGAACCTGACAGGCGAGACACAGCCCCTGGTGGAACAGCTGATGATGGTGAAGCGCATGCAGCATATTCCCATCCCACTTTTCGTCCTGGAAATCTGGAAGGCTTGCTTCGTGGGGCTCATCGAGTCTCCCGAGGGTACAGAGGAGCTCAAGTGGACAGTTTTCACCTTCCTCAAGATCCCACAGGTGTTGGTGAAGTTAAAGAAATACTGTCACGGGGACAAGGACTTTACAGAGGACGTCAGCTGTGCTTTCGAGTTCCTGCTGAAGCTCACACCCTTGCTGGATAAAGCTGACCAGCGCTGCAACTGTGACTGTACAAAATTCCTACTCCAAAAATGTAGCAAGCAGGGGCTTCTGTCTGAAACCAGTGTGACCAACCTCATGGCCA TGGCAGCAGACCGGGAGCATGCACCCCAGCTGAAATCAGGAGAAAATGCCAACATCCAGCCCAATCCTGGGCTCATCCTCCGGGCAGAGCCCACTGTCACAAATATCCTCAAGACGATGGATGCAGACCACTCCAAGTCCCCAGAGGGCCTGCTAGGAGTCCTGGGCCACATGCTGTCCGGGAAGAGTCTGGATCTGCTGCTGGCCGCTGCCGCCGCCACTGGGAAGATTAAATCCTTCGCCCGGAAATTCATCAGTTTGAATGAATTCACAACACACGGCAATGAAGAACTCGCCAAAGCAGCCTCCGTTCGCGCCTTGCTCTTCAACATCTCCTTCCTCATGTTGTGCCATGTGGCTCAGACCTATGGTTCAGAGGTGATTCTGTCCGAGTCAAGCACAGGAGCACAGGTGCCCTTCTTTGAGACGTGGATGCAGACTTGCATGCCCGAGGAGGGCAAAATCCTGAACCCTGACCACCCCTGCTTCTGGCCTGACTCCACCAAAGTGGAGTCCTTGGTGGCCTTGCTCAACAACTCCTCGGAGATGAAGTTGGTGCAGATGAAGGGGCACGAAG ACAGCATTTCAGCGGCCATCTTGGAAATCCTCAATGCCTGGGAGAATGGGGTACTGGCCTTCGAGTCCATCCAGAAAATCACAGATAACATCAAGGAGAAGGTGTGCAGTCTGGCAGTGTGTGCTGTGGCTTGGCTTGTGGCCCAGGTGCGGATGCTGGGTTTGGATGAGCGCGAGAAGTCACTGCAGATGATCTGCCAGCTGGCAGGGCTGCTGTACAGTGAGAACACACTGCAGTTCTACAGTGAGAGGATGGTGATCATGAGCTCGATCCTGGAGCACATGTGTGCCGACGTGCTGCAGCAGACGGCCACCCAGATCAAGTTCCCGTCCATGGGTGTGGACACAATGCCCTACTGGAACCTGCTGCCTCCCAAGCGACCCATCAAGGAGGTGCTGACGGACATAGTCGCCAAGGTGCTAGAGAAGGGGTGGGTGGTCAGCCGCTCCATCCACATCTTTGATACCCTGCTGCACATGGGAGGCGTCTACTGGTTCTGCAACAACCTCATTAAGGAGCTGCTGAAGGAGACGTGGAAGGAGCACACGCTGCGGGCAGTGGAGCTGCTCTACTCTATCTTCTGTCTGGACATGCAGCAGGTGACCCTGGTCCTGCTGGGCCACATCCTGCCAGGGTTGCTCACCTATTCCTCCAAGTGGCACAGCC ATGGCACTGCGCTGGCCAAGCTAGCCGTCTGGTGTGCCCTCAGTTCCTATTCCTCCCATAAGGGACAGGCGTCCTCCCGCCAAAAGAAGAGACACCATGAAGACATCGAAGATTATATCAGTCTCTTCCCCTTGGACGACATGCAGCCCTCAAAACTGATGCGACTGCTGAGCTCCAATGAGGAAGATGCCAACATCCTCTCGAGTCCCACTGACCGCTTCATGAGCAGCTCCCTGTCAGCCTCCCAGCTGCACACGGTTAACAGGAGAGACCCGCTGAACCGAGTCCTGGCCAACCTCTTCCTGCTCATCTCATCCATCCTGGGCTCGCGGACCGCGGGCCCGCACACTCAGTTTGTGCAGTGGTTCATGGAGGAGTGTGTGGATTGCCTGGAGCAGGGCAGCCGA TCCAGCATCCTGCACTTCACGCCCTTCACCACCGTATCGGAACTGGTGAAGGTGTCAGCCATGTCCAGCCCCAAGGTGGTTCTGGCCATCACGGACCTCAGTCTGTCCCTGGGCCGCCAGGTGGCTGCCAAGGCCATTGCTGCGCTCTGA